The Candidatus Zixiibacteriota bacterium genome segment GGAGTACCACCGCTGGGGGACCGAGATCCGCTACGGCGACAAGGTGCTGAGCGAGCACGCCAACGGCATTCCGCCCAACTACGAATTCATGCGTTCGCACATCCCCATGCAGGGGGGGCGGATGATCAACGACCTCGACATGCGGCTCAAACGCCGGGTCGCCTACCTCGGCCACAATCTCAAGGAGCGGCTGTTCGGCGACGAGGATGCGGTCGGCAAGCAGATTCTCGTCAAGGGGATCCCCTTCACCATCGTCGGCGTCGAAATCGAGAAGATGCAGATGAGTTCCTACAGCGGCCAGGATGCCGACAAGCTCTCTCTTCCCGCCACCACGTTCGAGGCGATTTTCGGCGACCGCTACCTCGACAACATCGTGTACCAGCCCGAGCGCGTCGAGGACATGAAAGCGGTGGAGAAGGCCGTGTACGAGGCGATGGCGGCGAAGTACACGTTCGACCCGGCCGACGAGCGCGCTCTGTGGGTGTGGGACGTCGCCGAGTCCGCCCGGCAGTTCGAGAACCTCATGATCGGGCTGAAGCTTTTCCTCGGCATTGTCGGCGGACTGACGCTGCTCATCGCCGGGGTCGGCGTGGCCAACATCATGTACGTGTCGATCCGGGAGCGGACGCGGGAGATCGGCATCAAGATGGCGGTGGGGGCGCGGCGGTCGTACATTCTCGCCCAGTTCCTCATCGAGGCGATCATCATCACGTTCTTCGGCGGCTTCGGCGGCCTGGCGATCAGCTACATCCTCACCGAGGGTTTCAAACGCCTTCCCATCGAATCGGAGGTGCTGGATTTCATGGGACGGCCGACCATCTCGCTGGACGTGGGCGCGATTGTCGTCGCCATCCTCGGCGTCATGGGCCTGCTGTCGGGCTTTTTCCCCGCGCTGCGGGCGGCCTCGGTCAACCCGGTGGAGTCGCTGCGCTACGAGTAACCATTGGAGACAGGGAGCACAAACCACATGCTGATCGCACTGCACAACGTCGAGAAGGAATACCGCACCGGGGCGGTGTCGTTCAAGGCCCTCAAGGGGGTGTCGCTGGCGGTCGACCGGGGCGAATACCTCGCCATCGTCGGGCCCTCCGGCTCCGGCAAGTCGACCCTCATGAATTTGATCGGCTGCCTGGATGTGCCGAGCGCAGGCGAGTATCTTCTCGACGGCCGGCCGGTCGGCGCCATGACCTCCAATCAGCTCGCCGACATCCGCAACCAAACCATCGGCTTCGTCTTCCAGGCGTTCAACCTGCTGCCCTACGCCACGTCGTTTGAGAACGTCGAGGTCCCCCTCCTGTTCGCCCGGGTGCCGGCGCGGCAGCGCAAACGGCGGGTGCTCGAGCTGCTTGCCCGGGTCGGCCTCGCCGACAAAGTCAGCAACAAGCCGACCGAGCTCTCCGGCGGCGAAATGCAGCGTGTGGCGATCGCCCGCGCGCTGGCTAACGAGCCGGAGATCATCCTCGCCGACGAGCCGACCGGCAATCTCGACACCGCTTCCGGAAAACAAATCATTGCCCTGTTCGACGAGCTCCGCAACGCAGGCAAGACAGTCATCATCATCACGCACGATGTCAACATCGCCAAACAGGCGCCGCGCATTGTCCGCATCCGCGACGGGGCAATCGAGGAGAACGGCTACCACCCGGTGGGGGTGAACGTCCAATCCCTCCAGGGTTAAGCGGCTGCCTCCGATGACCGCCTTTTTCGGAACAGGCTATCCGGTCCCGATTCTGCCGGCGCCTTCAGCCGGAATTACCAAAGGTATTCGGCGAGTTGGACGGCGAAGATAACCAGAAAGAGCACCAGCAGAGTAACGCGCACCATCTTGTAGCCCGGGCGGTCGTGCTCGGGGGCAGGCCGATCGCCTCGGCGAACCCGCAGGAACACGCGGGCATAGAGGATCATCGAAAAGGCAATGAGGGCGAGCGTAATCGGCGGCATCACCAACATGCCGAACGGGAAGCGGATGACATAGCTGCCCAGCAGGAAGGCGATCGCGGTGAAAGTGTATTTCCCGGTGATGTTGGAGCCGAGGACGACCTTCCGCCCCTGCAGCAGGAAGAGCCCGGCGGCCATGATGAGCAGGTCCCGGCCAAGAATGACCACCGCCAGCCAGAGCGGAAAACCCCGGTAGGCGACCAGCAGGAGTACCAACACCCCGGCCATGATCTTGTCGGCCACCGGATCGAGCACCCGGCCGAGGTCGCTGGTGAGCCCCCGCCGCCGCGCCAGGTAGCCGTCGAGTCCGTCAGTCACAGCCGCCAGGAACAGGAAACCGACGCAGACAAACGGGGCGGCCGGGGTGTCGAGCCACAGGAAATAGCCGATCAGCGGGGTCATCGCGATCCGCGACAGACTCAGCAGGTTGGGCAGGCGCCCTATTTCACGCCAGGAAATCACACTCTTTTCGCCACGTTTCGGGTTGTCCGGGAAACTAACGCCGCCGGTGAATCTTCGCAAGGGGTATGAACGGCCGCCGGGCGGGCTAAAGCATTCCGCGCCGCGGCCGATACCACTACTACCTCCTTTTGAGAGACTCTTTCGTTAACAGTTGCAGGTGCGCCGCCGCGCCCCGCCGGGCGCGGCGTTCTTCTGCCGGCGGGATCGCTTCCCCGGCCTTCGCAGTGCGCAACTATCGCTTGACAAACGGCACCTTTGCCTGCATGTTAAAGTAGTCATCGGGGATCGCCCGACCCTGCTCACACAAGCGCCGATCCCCTTACTCAAACCATTTATCATGAGCGCGCTTTCGCGCAGGAGGATACTGTGATGATCGTGCCGCGAATATTGGCGGCAGCCATCCTCGGCGTGCTGTTGCTCGCAGCGCCCCAGGCAGCAGCACAGCTGTGCGGCGATGTGGACAACAGCGGGGGCGTCAGCCTTGGAGACCTCGCCGCTCTCGTCAACTGGCTCGGCATTGAGGGTGCCCCGCCGTTGCCCAACCCGGCCATGGCCGAAATGGACGGCCG includes the following:
- a CDS encoding ABC transporter ATP-binding protein; the protein is MLIALHNVEKEYRTGAVSFKALKGVSLAVDRGEYLAIVGPSGSGKSTLMNLIGCLDVPSAGEYLLDGRPVGAMTSNQLADIRNQTIGFVFQAFNLLPYATSFENVEVPLLFARVPARQRKRRVLELLARVGLADKVSNKPTELSGGEMQRVAIARALANEPEIILADEPTGNLDTASGKQIIALFDELRNAGKTVIIITHDVNIAKQAPRIVRIRDGAIEENGYHPVGVNVQSLQG
- a CDS encoding ABC transporter permease, with amino-acid sequence MINLATVYNVFIRDFRKQKKRITLTLIALGWGTISIVLLLAFGEGLQRQMSINGKGLGEGIAIVWGGQTTIPFKGYGKGRPIWLKKDDVRYLEERVPGLRYIGGEYHRWGTEIRYGDKVLSEHANGIPPNYEFMRSHIPMQGGRMINDLDMRLKRRVAYLGHNLKERLFGDEDAVGKQILVKGIPFTIVGVEIEKMQMSSYSGQDADKLSLPATTFEAIFGDRYLDNIVYQPERVEDMKAVEKAVYEAMAAKYTFDPADERALWVWDVAESARQFENLMIGLKLFLGIVGGLTLLIAGVGVANIMYVSIRERTREIGIKMAVGARRSYILAQFLIEAIIITFFGGFGGLAISYILTEGFKRLPIESEVLDFMGRPTISLDVGAIVVAILGVMGLLSGFFPALRAASVNPVESLRYE
- a CDS encoding CDP-alcohol phosphatidyltransferase family protein, giving the protein MISWREIGRLPNLLSLSRIAMTPLIGYFLWLDTPAAPFVCVGFLFLAAVTDGLDGYLARRRGLTSDLGRVLDPVADKIMAGVLVLLLVAYRGFPLWLAVVILGRDLLIMAAGLFLLQGRKVVLGSNITGKYTFTAIAFLLGSYVIRFPFGMLVMPPITLALIAFSMILYARVFLRVRRGDRPAPEHDRPGYKMVRVTLLVLFLVIFAVQLAEYLW